One segment of Carya illinoinensis cultivar Pawnee chromosome 1, C.illinoinensisPawnee_v1, whole genome shotgun sequence DNA contains the following:
- the LOC122292352 gene encoding PRA1 family protein B1-like, translating into MASAPTLPMSNSPQSSQPPISTPAFRAFVSRLFSSIRHGFSNRRPWSEMVDRSSMARPDSLTEAYSRIRKNLSYFRVNYLTLLALVLALSLLSHPFSLVVLLSLLAAWAFLYIFRQSDQPLIVLGRTFSDRETLLGLCLLTVIVIFLTSVGSLLISALMIGFSIICAHGAFMVPDDLFLDDQEPANSGFLSFLGSAAASAPAVAVRV; encoded by the coding sequence ATGGCCTCGGCACCGACACTCCCTATGTCGAATTCCCCGCAGTCATCCCAGCCCCCAATCTCCACGCCCGCCTTCCGAGCGTTCGTCTCGCGGCTCTTCTCCTCAATCCGCCACGGGTTCTCCAATCGCCGTCCGTGGTCCGAGATGGTAGACCGGAGCTCCATGGCCCGACCAGATTCCCTCACAGAGGCCTACTCCCGGATCCGCAAGAACCTCTCCTACTTCCGCGTCAACTACCTAACCCTCCTCGCTCTCGTCCTCGCCCTTTCCCTCCTCTCCCACCCTTTCTCCCTCGTCGTCCTCCTTTCCCTCCTCGCCGCCTGGGCTTTCCTCTACATCTTCCGGCAGTCCGACCAGCCTCTGATCGTTCTTGGACGTACCTTCTCCGACCGGGAGACCCTACTCGGCCTGTGTCTCCTGACCGTCATCGTGATCTTCCTCACCAGCGTCGGATCCCTTCTGATCTCTGCGCTGATGATCGGATTCTCCATCATTTGCGCACACGGTGCGTTTATGGTTCCCGACGATCTCTTCCTCGACGACCAGGAGCCTGCCAATTCCGGATTCCTCTCGTTCCTCGGCAGTGCCGCAGCCTCCGCTCCGGCAGTCGCCGTGCGAGTGTGA
- the LOC122292333 gene encoding probably inactive leucine-rich repeat receptor-like protein kinase IMK2 has translation MESGADWHCISDKKKEKWKIEERVPSLYLLGFLKELLCTQFFLLLPLLICLTKPASSQVWDGVIVTAADYQALQAFKHELDDPRGFLRSWNDSGYGACSGGWDGIKCAQGQVIVIQLPWRGLGGRISEKIGQLQALRKLSLHDNVITGSIPSALGFIPNLRGVQLFNNRLSGSIPPSLGSCPLLQTLDLSNNLLANIIPATLANSTKLYRLNLSFNSFSGSIPVSLTRSPSLNFLALQHNNLSGSIPDSWGGVLNNNHFQLRSLELDHNFFSGSIPASFSALSELEEISLSNNRIGGAIPAEMGRLSRLRTLDFSNNALNGSFPSSFVNLSSLVLLNLESNNLDTQIPVALDRLHNLSVLNLRRNQFRGNIPSTIGNISTLIQLDLSQNNLSGEIPASLSELRNLKSFNVSYNNLSGTVPMPLSQKFNASSFVGNIHLCGFSESNRCPSQVVPAPSPETSKPRGRKLSTKDIILIAAGTLLIVLLVLCCILLCCLIRKRAASKAKDGQTTGRAAVTQKGVPPVGGEVEASGEAGGKLVHFDGPMVFTADDLLCATAEIMGKSTYGTVYKATLEDGNQVAVKRLREKITKNQREFEAEVGVLGKIRHPNLLALRAFYLGPKGEKLLVFDYMPRGSLATFLHARGPDTPIDWPTRMKIAQGMTRGLFYLHTHENIIHGNLTSSNVLLDEHNNAKIADFGLSRLMTAAANSNVIATAGALGYRAPELSKLKKANTKTDVYSLGVIILELLTGKSPGEAMNGVDLPQWVASIVKEEWTNEVFDLELMRDASTIGDELLNTLKLALHCVDPSPSARPEVQQVLRQLEEIRPETAAAAAGSSDDGAGVPSTSDLEG, from the exons ATGGAAAGTGGGGCAGATTGGCACTGCATTTCagataagaagaaagaaaagtggAAGATTGAAGAGAGAGTTCCTTCACTTTATTTGTTGGGGTTTTTGAAAGAACTTCTCTGTACCCAGTTTTTCTTGCTTCTTCCGCTTCTGATATGTCTCACTAAGCCTGCCTCAAGCCAAGTTTGGGATGGTGTAATTGTGACGGCGGCTGACTATCAAGCACTTCAAGCGTTCAAACATGAGTTAGACGATCCGAGAGGGTTTTTGAGGAGCTGGAATGATAGTGGTTATGGAGCTTGTTCGGGAGGTTGGGATGGAATTAAGTGTGCTCAAGGACAGGTCATTGTAATCCAGCTTCCATGGAGAGGATTGGGTGGCCGAATCTCTGAAAAGATCGGCCAACTTCAGGCGCTTCGAAAGCTTAGCCTCCATGACAATGTTATTACAGGTTCAATCCCTTCGGCACTGGGCTTTATCCCAAATCTCAGAGGAGTTCAGCTATTCAACAATCGGCTTTCAGGTTCAATCCCTCCTTCATTAGGTTCATGTCCTCTGCTTCAGACCCTTGATCTTAGTAACAATTTGCTTGCTAATATAATCCCAGCTACTCTTGCAAACTCTACCAAGCTTTATAGGCTCAATCTTAGCTTCAATTCCTTTTCAGGTTCTATCCCCGTCAGCCTCACTCGCTCGCCTTCTCTCAATTTCCTTGCTCTCCAACACAATAATCTCTCTGGCTCTATCCCAGATTCCTGGGGTGGGGTACTAAATAATAACCACTTTCAACTTAGGTCCTTAGAACTTGATCATAACTTCTTCTCTGGAAGCATTCCTGCTTCTTTTAGCGCGTTAAGTGAGCTTGAAGAGATATCTCTTAGTAATAACCGGATCGGTGGAGCAATCCCAGCTGAAATGGGAAGGCTGTCTAGGCTAAGAACACTCGATTTCTCTAATAATGCCCTAAATGGAAGCTTTCCTTCTAGCTTCGTTAATCTATCCTCTCTTGTTCTATTGAATCTAGAGAGCAACAACCTTGACACCCAAATCCCAGTAGCTCTTGACAGATTGCATAATCTCTCTGTTCTAAACTTGAGGAGAAACCAATTCAGGGGTAACATTCCCTCAACTATAGGCAATATTTCCACGCTTATACAACTTGATTTATCACAGAATAATCTTAGCGGAGAAATCCCAGCTTCCCTCTCGGAGCTACGAAATCTCAAGTCTTTCAACGTTTCATACAATAATCTCTCCGGTACCGTGCCCATGCCTCTCTCTCAAAAGTTTAATGCAAGCTCTTTTGTGGGGAACATTCATCTATGTGGATTTAGTGAATCAAATCGATGTCCCTCTCAAGTTGTCCCGGCTCCATCTCCTGAGACATCAAAGCCCCGTGGCCGCAAACTAAGTACTAAAGACATAATTCTCATAGCAGCGGGAACCCTCCTCATAGTTCTGCTCGTTCTATGTTGCATACTGCTCTGCTGTTTGATAAGGAAAAGGGCTGCATCAAAAGCAAAGGATGGTCAGACCACAGGAAGGGCTGCCGTGACCCAAAAAGGGGTCCCGCCTGTTGGGGGTGAAGTCGAAGCCAGCGGAGAGGCTGGAGGAAAGCTAGTCCATTTTGACGGGCCAATGGTTTTTACAGCTGATGATCTTTTATGCGCAACTGCAGAGATAATGGGGAAGAGTACATATGGAACTGTCTATAAAGCTACATTGGAGGATGGGAACCAAGTTGCTGTGAAGAGgttgagagagaaaataactaAAAACCAGAGGGAATTCGAAGCCGAGGTTGGTGTGCTGGGAAAAATCCGACACCCAAATCTTTTGGCTCTCAGAGCTTTTTACTTGGGACCCAAAGGAGAGAAGCTACTTGTTTTTGATTACATGCCTAGAGGGAGTCTAGCaacattccttcatg CTCGCGGGCCCGACACACCCATTGATTGGCCAACAAGGATGAAAATAGCGCAGGGAATGACGCGCGGCCTGTTCTACCTTCACACCCACGAGAACATTATACACGGGAACCTTACATCCAGCAATGTCCTGCTTGATGAGCACAACAACGCTAAAATTGCAGACTTCGGCCTCTCTCGGCTTATGACAGCTGCTGCCAATTCTAATGTGATTGCTACTGCAGGAGCATTAGGCTATCGAGCACCCGAGCTTTCAAAGCTCAAGAAAGCCAACACGAAAACTGATGTATACAGTCTCGGGGTTATAATACTGGAACTCCTGACCGGAAAGTCTCCTGGCGAGGCAATGAATGGTGTGGATTTGCCTCAGTGGGTTGCCTCTATCGTGAAAGAGGAGTGGACAAATGAAGTATTTGATTTAGAGTTGATGAGGGATGCATCTACGATCGGCGATGAGTTGCTAAACACATTAAAATTGGCTTTGCATTGTGTTGATCCCTCACCGTCAGCTCGACCAGAGGTTCAGCAGGTTCTCCGGCAACTGGAAGAGATTAGACCAGAGACAGCGGCCGCTGCTGCTGGTTCTAGTGATGATGGAGCTGGAGTCCCTTCAACAAGTGATTTAGAGGGGTAG